The window ATCTTACGCTCGCGCTTGGCGAGGTCGTTTTTGACTATTTGGCCAAATAGACGCGCTTCTCGGCGGCGAAGCTGGCGAGGGGCGCCTTACCCGCCTCTGCCTTGTTCATCTTTGCTGGTTAACAACTGCCCAGCTTATACGCAGTTGATCATTTATGGGAGCAGACATGTCCCTATCGAAACGCAATGCGGTCGTGACAGGCTCCACCAGCGGCATTGGTCTTGGCTACGCCCGCGCTCTCGCGAAAGAGGGCGCAAATGTCGTGATCAACGGCTTCGGCGCGGCGTCCGACATTGAAAAGGAACGGGTCGCGATCGAGACGGAATTCGGCGTGACTTGCCTCTATGAGGCCGCCGATATGCTGAAGCCGGTGGAAATCTCCGCGATGATCGCGAATGCCGAGGCAAAGCTAGGATCTGTCGACATTCTGATCAATAACGCCGGCATTCAATACGTATCGCCCATCGAAGATTTTCCCGTCGAGAAATGGGACCAGATCATCGGGATCGACCTATCCTCCGCCTTCCATACGATCCGCGCAGCGACGCCGGGCATGAAAGCGCGCAAATGGGGCCGCATCATTAATACGGCGTCCGCCCATTCTCGCGTCGCCTCGCCGTTCAAGACCGCCTATGTCGCGGCCAAGCACGGCGTCGTTGGCCTGAACAAAGTCGTCGCGCTCGAACTTGCCGCCCATGGCGTTACGTCGAACTGCATATCGCCCGGCTACGTCTGGACGCCGCTTGTCGAGAAGCAAATACCGGACACGATGAAGGCCCGTAATCTCACCCGCGAGCAGGTTATTCACGACGTCCTGCTGGAAGCCCAACCGACGAAAGAATTCGTTACCGTCGAACAGATCGCGGCGCTGGCCGTATTCCTTTGCTCGGACGCCGCGTCGCAGATCACCGGCGCCAATATTTCAATGGACGGTGGCTGGACGGCTGGCTGATGCGCAAGAAGGTCACCCTGGCGCTGCAGGGCGGTGGTACGCATGGCGCCTTCACCTGGGGCGTGCTCGATGCTTTTCTCGCCGATGGCCGGCTGGACGTGACCGGCATCAGCGGCACAAGCGCAGGCGCGATGAACGCCGCAGTTTACGCGGACGGCCTCCGCGAAGGCGGACCAGATCGCGCCCGCATGCAGCTTGCGGAGTTTTGGAGGGCGGTGAGTCTCGATGGCGATATGTCCGATCAGCAGCGGCAACTCTTCGACGCCTTCCTGGGATTTTGGGATCCGCTCAAGCTTCGTGACACCCTGACGCAAACCGTTGGTGGATATTTGTCCCCTTATGATTTTAACCCGCTCGATATTAATCCGCTACGCGATGTCTTAGCCAGGCTCATCGATTTTGAAGGACTTCGCGCCACCGATGATCTGAAGCTCTTTATCGCGGCTACGAACGTGCGCACCGGGAAGGGACGTATTTTTCGGCGCCCTGAACTAACCATCGACATGCTGATGGCCTCGGCCTGCCTACCAACGATTTTCAAAGCAGTCGAGATCGACGGCGAAGCCTATTGGGACGGCGGCTATATGGGCAATCCCGCGCTCTATCCGTTGTATACAGAGACGGAGTGTCGCGATGTGATCCTCGTGCAAATCAATCCGATCCGGCGTGACGATGTTCCGCGCACATCGTCCGCGATTATGGCCCGTCTGAACGAGATCACTTTTAATGCGCCGCTCCTGCAGGAGTTCCGCGCAATCGACTTCGTCGCGCGCCTAATAGATTCGGGACGGTTGCGAGGCACGCACTATAAGAAGGTTTT is drawn from Methylocystis sp. IM3 and contains these coding sequences:
- a CDS encoding 3-hydroxybutyrate dehydrogenase, whose product is MSLSKRNAVVTGSTSGIGLGYARALAKEGANVVINGFGAASDIEKERVAIETEFGVTCLYEAADMLKPVEISAMIANAEAKLGSVDILINNAGIQYVSPIEDFPVEKWDQIIGIDLSSAFHTIRAATPGMKARKWGRIINTASAHSRVASPFKTAYVAAKHGVVGLNKVVALELAAHGVTSNCISPGYVWTPLVEKQIPDTMKARNLTREQVIHDVLLEAQPTKEFVTVEQIAALAVFLCSDAASQITGANISMDGGWTAG
- a CDS encoding patatin-like phospholipase family protein, with product MRKKVTLALQGGGTHGAFTWGVLDAFLADGRLDVTGISGTSAGAMNAAVYADGLREGGPDRARMQLAEFWRAVSLDGDMSDQQRQLFDAFLGFWDPLKLRDTLTQTVGGYLSPYDFNPLDINPLRDVLARLIDFEGLRATDDLKLFIAATNVRTGKGRIFRRPELTIDMLMASACLPTIFKAVEIDGEAYWDGGYMGNPALYPLYTETECRDVILVQINPIRRDDVPRTSSAIMARLNEITFNAPLLQEFRAIDFVARLIDSGRLRGTHYKKVLLHLVAGGPALDRYGPDTKMEADFDFFLELFDIGHKAGRNFLEENFESIGVRGTLELKEQLV